One Nostoc sp. CENA543 genomic window, AAATAAAATCTACCTTGTCTACCTTGTCCCCCTTGTCCCTCATTCCCAGTCCCCAATCCCCCCTATAAAAGTGTGCCAAAGCAGTTTAACTACTTTGGCACACTTAAGTATATATGCTATTTGAAATTGGTTAATGGTTAAAATTGCTATTCAGGGGTGAACCGAAAATTAAAGCAATCTCCAATCCCTAGTCAAGAATCCCCCAACTCATGCCTGATATTTGATGGCAGTTGCTTGTAAAATCTGTATTGCTAAATCACGAGAAATATCTAAAGCTTGATAAAAATCGTTTAAGAAATTTTTTTCTTCATCGGTTACTGAGGCTTCACCCAGAACTAGATCAGCAGATAACGCGAAGGCGGCTATTCGTAATTCAGGGGATAAGGACTCTTTAGCTAAATTAAATAAGGCGTTAAAGCCATCTTGCCTAAGAATATCTAAAACTTTGTGCAGTAACTTATGGATCGTATCTGGAGAACAACCTCTCAAGGGCTTGGAATGGGAGAGGATATAGGAAATGTGACGCTCTTGCTCATTAGTTAAATAACTATCTGACACTGTGGCCAGTAAAACAATTGCCGCAAAAGCTTCTGAT contains:
- a CDS encoding tellurite resistance TerB family protein — protein: MNLLDTVLDAEIPTPELLGESEAFAAIVLLATVSDSYLTNEQERHISYILSHSKPLRGCSPDTIHKLLHKVLDILRQDGFNALFNLAKESLSPELRIAAFALSADLVLGEASVTDEEKNFLNDFYQALDISRDLAIQILQATAIKYQA